In the genome of Lentimicrobiaceae bacterium, the window ATTATATCTCCCGAATAATTGATTTCATTAATATGGTTACCAATCATGGTTGATTCGTAGCGCGAGTGTATTCCGTAGTTTCCTGTAATTTGCCCGTTATAATTTGTTGTAATATGCAAGGGCATATGCCCGTCGCCAACATAATGCCCCAGGTCGGAGGCAAACAGTACTGCTTTTTCCATATCGTTACGCAGAAAACAGTTTTTTAACGAATCGAAAGTAGCTACAGTTGCCCAGGGCAAAATTCCGATGTCGTAAACAAAATTACTTCCATATAAAGCAATTACCGAATCGAGAGTTTGCGGAATTCTTCCAGTTGCAACAAACTCGTTGTAACTGTCAATATCAATATAGTGTTTGGATGCCTCTGTAGGGTCGGTTTCTTTGCGGTAATCGGCATCCGAGGAATGGTTTGCCAGTATGCTTGTCCATGCCGAAAACTGTGCCATTTGTGCATTGTACGACAAAGAACAATCAGTACTTATTTTACTATGCCCCGTGGAACCCCAGCTTGTTAAAAGCAGGGAAGCAACAAATAATAACAGCAGGTGTAAAAAAGGTTTTTTCATTTAATAATCCATTTAATCTATTAGCAAATTAGCACATTAATAATTTATCGAAAACACCGTTTTCAGTAATAAAGCCAGTAATATATTTTGCCGGGGTAACGTCGAAAGCAGGGTTAAGGGCGTGCGAACCGGGATTGCAAACCCTAATTTCTTCGTGCCTTCCTTCCCTGGTGATACCATGCTGGTAAAGCACCTCTTCTTCGTTTCTTTCTTCTATCACGATGTCTTTTCCGCTTTGGCAACTCCTGTCGAAGGTAGAGGAAGGAGCCGCCACATAAAACGGTATTCCCAACTCCCGGGCGATAATTGCTTTTTCAAAAGTACCAATTTTATTGACTACATCGCCGTTAGCGGCAATGCGGTCGGCACCAGTAATTACCATGTCCACCTTACTCCGGCTCATCAGCCATGCACCGGCATTGTCGGGCACTATGGCATGGGGAACTCCTTCGTTGTACAGTTCCCAGGCAGTGAGCCGTGCCCCCTGACTGCGAGGGCGGGTTTCGTCGGCATACACAAAAATATTTTTCCCCTCCCGGTTGGCAAGATAAACCGGTGCCAGGGCACTTCCGTAATCCACAAAAGCCAGCCACCCGGCATTGCAATGGGTAAGGATACGGAAACCGTGTTTTATCAAAGCATTTCCATATTCCGCTATTTTAAAAGCATCCTGGATGTTTTCTTCTGCTAATGCCTGTGCCTGCTCAACGGCAGCTTTTGCCCCGGATTGTATTCCTGCCCGAAACACTTTTTCGGTAGCATAAAACAGGTTACGTGCGGTAGGACGGGTTGCATCAATGTCTTTTCTGGCATTTTCCACGAATGGCAAAAATCCGTCAGCCGAAGTCTGCAAAAAAGCCTGCGCCATAGCAAAACCGGCAGCAGCACCTATGGCTCCCGCACCTCTTACCGTCATCACCCGTATAGCATGACAGGTTTCTAAATAGTTTTTCGTTTCTACAATTTGAAATTCAAAAGGGAGGAGGTTTTGTTCGATCATAAAAACCGAAGAACCTTCCATACGGATGGTGCGGTAATGTGTACCATTGACGTTCATACAAAAATTGATGAAAGGCAAAGATAATAAAAAAGAGTTGCTCGCAAGGAACAACCTTTTTAAAATCAAGGAACACTTTTTTATCACGAAAAAATATCAACTTAGGTGAAAGAGAGCGAAAAGTCTTTAAGTTTAAAATTTATAGAAATTAGTGGTAATTTTGTGATGTTACTTAAATTTAAGTAAAAACTTCTGTTCCTTTAAATCAGGTACCCTCCGGATTGAAGGTTTACCTACCGGCAGGCAAAAATTAAAGGAATGGAAAATAAGTGTTTACCAAATAAATGAATTACGAATGAAAAGAATAATTTTTGTTGTGAGCATATTATTAATTAGTGTGTTTGCATCTCTTAAAAGCTTTTCCCAGACAGACGCCAATGCATATTGGAACAGGGATATTTGGGGAAATAACGACAATTTTTATCAAATCAGAGATGAGGCAAATGCTTATTTCCAAAACCATCCTGAATTAGATACCATAAGGGGTACTGGCCGTAAGGATTTCATGCGATGGGAAACTTTCTGGAGCAACAGGATTTTCAAAGTTAATTGTAAAAAACCAGGTAGTTTTAGTTATGCAAACACTGCTTTAATTGATTTTTTAAACACAAAATCGCAATATTTTTCTGATCAAACACAAAATAATTCAAACTGGACACCTTTAGGCCCGGATTATATGCCAACTCAAAATCTTGGAATCATAGGTTGTATAAAAGTTGATCCCAATGATAACACATTAAATACAATTTATGCAGGAACAAATGCTTCAGGGCTATGGAAAACAGTTGATGGAGGCTTTCATTGGAGCAACATTACTGATAACATCGGGATGCCGGGGCTTGGGGTGCAAGATGTTGTTATTGATCCTGCTAACAGTAATAAAATGTATATTGCTACCGGTGTTACTACCTATGGAAAGAATGGTTATGGGATTGGAGTGTATAAAACTATTGATGGAGGTAATACATGGAGCAGTACATCGCTTGTTGCTACACCAAATGAATACAAAACCGCTTATAAATTATTGATAGACCCCACAAATACAAACAGGCAATATGCTCTTGTTAAAGATAAGGTATATCGGACAGAAGATGCATGGGTAACAAATTCATTAATCTTTGATTTACTAACAAATCCGTCTCCATATAGGCGTAAATTGTTAAGAGATATTGAAATGAAACCAAATGATAACAATACGCTTTATATTGCCAGCGATGGATTTGGAACTTATACTTCTGAGGTTTGGTTAACATCCAATGCAACATCCCAGGGACAGGTAATATGGGAACGACAAGATCAAAAATGGGGCTCTCCTATTGTAGAAAGGTATGAACTTGCTGTATTCCAAAGTCAGGAAGATAATGTATATTTAACGTATCGTGATAGCGTTAATATTAAAATATTAAAGTCTGGTAATTCCGGGGCAACGTGGAATTCTGTTTATAATCATACCTGTGGCAACAGTTATGGTGGCGATTTTGGAGGAACCGGCTATTGGCGGCTTCAACTTGTTGTATCACCAACAAATCCTGATATTTTATATATTGGTGGCTTTGAAATAGATAAAGTTGATCTTTCGACAGGAAAAAATGAACATTTTACTTATAACACACCTCTTCACAATAACCATTATCATGTGGATACGCGGGCATTATTTTATATACATGATAACATCAATGATGTTAATGTTTTATTTTCAGGAAATGATGGCGGTGTTTCCAAGAAAACAGATGGTAATTCATTCGAAAATATTAATGGTCATGGATTAAATATTAGTCAGTTTTATGGAATGGGAAATTCAGAAACAAACGAGTCTTTTATTATTGGCGGAACTCAGGATAATGGAATTGTTAAACGTTTTGATAATAAATGGGATAATTATGTTGCTGGCGATGCTTACAGGGTTTTGATAGATTATCAAAATCCATTAGTAATGTATGCTACTTCAAACGGCGGTTCAAAGTATGCTACTTCCACTGGCGGCTCAAATTATATTCGTAAAACAACAGATGGTGGTGATACCTGGCAATATACACACACACCACCCGGAGTTGCCCGTTGCGACCGCCCGTTCTTAATGCATCCTACAGACGCAAATACTATTTATGTTGCTCATCATGATGTTTTTAAAACAACAAATGGAGGACAAACATGGCAGAATATTTCAAACTTCAGCTCTTTACCGGATCCTCCTGATCAAAACACAAGACTTGTAGCATTAGCAGTCTCTTCTTCTGATCCCAATATTATCATCGCTGCATTTGAAGAGCCTACGTGGGAGGACATCAGGAAATATAAGCTGTATCAAACCACAAATGGTGGAAGCTCCTGGCAGGATATTACAAGCGGGTTAAATAATGTAATCAGATGGGTACCTATTTCAGATGTTGTTATTTCTGATTACAACCCGAACAAAATCTGGATAAGTTTTGGTGGCTTCTGGGATGCAAATACCAACCGTGTTTTATTATCTGATGATGGTGGAAGTAGTTGGATAGATTATTCTTCAGGATTGCCAAATTTACCAGTCAATTGTATAAAATACTATAAAGGAAGCGATCTGGATGAAATATTTATTGGAAATGATGTAGGTGTTTTTTATAGAAATAATCAATTAAATCAATGGATAGGGTATAATAATAATTTGCCGGTATCCATTGTGT includes:
- a CDS encoding T9SS type A sorting domain-containing protein, encoding MKKPFLHLLLLFVASLLLTSWGSTGHSKISTDCSLSYNAQMAQFSAWTSILANHSSDADYRKETDPTEASKHYIDIDSYNEFVATGRIPQTLDSVIALYGSNFVYDIGILPWATVATFDSLKNCFLRNDMEKAVLFASDLGHYVGDGHMPLHITTNYNGQITGNYGIHSRYESTMIGNHINEINYSGDIISVIPDVNQYIFDYLYFNYSYVDSVLMADDYAQSVGGSTHSTAYKQALWNATKHFTVLLFNNASHALTELIYTAWVEAGCPPLSPHSVINPDHVTTINITTYPNPSSGATFTQFSLLSGGNILLQLISPWGHITKTLLSGFQNQGMHTIKWDTGNLPEGIYYLVLTTPNAKQTNKILLLR
- the mtnA gene encoding S-methyl-5-thioribose-1-phosphate isomerase, which codes for MNVNGTHYRTIRMEGSSVFMIEQNLLPFEFQIVETKNYLETCHAIRVMTVRGAGAIGAAAGFAMAQAFLQTSADGFLPFVENARKDIDATRPTARNLFYATEKVFRAGIQSGAKAAVEQAQALAEENIQDAFKIAEYGNALIKHGFRILTHCNAGWLAFVDYGSALAPVYLANREGKNIFVYADETRPRSQGARLTAWELYNEGVPHAIVPDNAGAWLMSRSKVDMVITGADRIAANGDVVNKIGTFEKAIIARELGIPFYVAAPSSTFDRSCQSGKDIVIEERNEEEVLYQHGITREGRHEEIRVCNPGSHALNPAFDVTPAKYITGFITENGVFDKLLMC
- a CDS encoding T9SS type A sorting domain-containing protein; protein product: MKRIIFVVSILLISVFASLKSFSQTDANAYWNRDIWGNNDNFYQIRDEANAYFQNHPELDTIRGTGRKDFMRWETFWSNRIFKVNCKKPGSFSYANTALIDFLNTKSQYFSDQTQNNSNWTPLGPDYMPTQNLGIIGCIKVDPNDNTLNTIYAGTNASGLWKTVDGGFHWSNITDNIGMPGLGVQDVVIDPANSNKMYIATGVTTYGKNGYGIGVYKTIDGGNTWSSTSLVATPNEYKTAYKLLIDPTNTNRQYALVKDKVYRTEDAWVTNSLIFDLLTNPSPYRRKLLRDIEMKPNDNNTLYIASDGFGTYTSEVWLTSNATSQGQVIWERQDQKWGSPIVERYELAVFQSQEDNVYLTYRDSVNIKILKSGNSGATWNSVYNHTCGNSYGGDFGGTGYWRLQLVVSPTNPDILYIGGFEIDKVDLSTGKNEHFTYNTPLHNNHYHVDTRALFYIHDNINDVNVLFSGNDGGVSKKTDGNSFENINGHGLNISQFYGMGNSETNESFIIGGTQDNGIVKRFDNKWDNYVAGDAYRVLIDYQNPLVMYATSNGGSKYATSTGGSNYIRKTTDGGDTWQYTHTPPGVARCDRPFLMHPTDANTIYVAHHDVFKTTNGGQTWQNISNFSSLPDPPDQNTRLVALAVSSSDPNIIIAAFEEPTWEDIRKYKLYQTTNGGSSWQDITSGLNNVIRWVPISDVVISDYNPNKIWISFGGFWDANTNRVLLSDDGGSSWIDYSSGLPNLPVNCIKYYKGSDLDEIFIGNDVGVFYRNNQLNQWIGYNNNLPVSIVSDIEINYNSETIRAATFGRGIWESPLPCKNDNAIAKHRETGIASYCDYITEIKDNKKDDIAIISPNPGTNVLYIQTALKDAQLEMSDATGRLIIQQNINGITTINISILHPGMYFYRIMQNGEIKKNGKWVKE